One stretch of Schlesneria sp. DSM 10557 DNA includes these proteins:
- the pgm gene encoding phosphoglucomutase (alpha-D-glucose-1,6-bisphosphate-dependent) yields the protein MATSPLAGLPAPHELLIDTSRLIALYYDQRPDPENKAQLVSFGTSGHRGTSKNGTFTESHIVAITQALIEYRSNHGITGPLFLGKDTHALSGPAEQSALEVLAANGIETCIQNGNGFTPTPTVSHAILCYNRDHSSGPQADGIVITPSHNPPEDGGFKYNPPNGGPADTDITGWVQNRANELLKAGISTIRRVSYEAALNAPTTTSKDFARDYIDDLKHVIDMDVIRRAGLRIGVDPLGGAAVGYWQTIAETYGLDVTVVNPRVDPAFGFMTVDHDGKIRMDCSSPYAMASLVKLKDQFDIAFGNDPDTDRHGIVTKSSGLMNPNHYLAVAIRYLFQHRAEWPATAGVGKTCVSSQMIDCVASSIGRNLYEVPVGFKWFVDGLYSGTLGFGGEESAGASFLRMDGSAWSTDKDGIILALLAAEITAKTGRDPGEHYRDLVAEFGERHYTRIDQPISLEEKEAFKRLKPASVTSDTLAGEAITAKLDVAPGNQKPIGGIKVTTDGGWFAARPSGTEAIYKLYAESCRDEQHLQQIVSEAREIVSKALSAD from the coding sequence ATGGCCACCTCCCCACTGGCTGGACTTCCGGCACCCCACGAACTGCTGATCGATACATCTCGTTTGATCGCATTGTATTATGATCAGAGGCCGGATCCCGAGAACAAAGCACAACTGGTCAGCTTCGGGACCAGCGGACATCGCGGGACTTCGAAAAACGGTACGTTTACCGAGTCGCACATTGTCGCTATCACCCAGGCCCTGATCGAATACCGCAGCAACCATGGGATCACTGGACCCCTCTTTCTCGGCAAAGACACGCACGCACTCTCGGGTCCTGCGGAGCAGTCTGCTCTGGAAGTCCTGGCCGCGAACGGCATCGAGACCTGTATCCAGAACGGGAATGGCTTCACTCCCACTCCAACGGTCTCGCACGCGATCCTGTGCTACAACCGCGATCATTCGAGTGGGCCTCAGGCCGATGGGATTGTGATCACTCCTTCGCACAATCCTCCTGAAGATGGGGGATTTAAGTACAATCCCCCAAACGGAGGACCTGCGGACACTGATATCACCGGCTGGGTCCAGAATCGTGCGAACGAACTGTTGAAAGCGGGTATCTCGACGATCAGGCGGGTTTCGTATGAAGCGGCTCTCAATGCCCCGACGACTACTTCCAAAGATTTCGCGCGCGATTACATCGACGACTTGAAGCATGTGATCGACATGGACGTCATTCGACGTGCGGGGCTGAGAATCGGCGTCGATCCCCTGGGTGGGGCTGCTGTGGGCTACTGGCAGACCATTGCCGAGACCTACGGACTCGATGTCACCGTCGTCAACCCGCGTGTAGATCCCGCGTTCGGCTTTATGACCGTCGACCATGATGGCAAGATCCGAATGGATTGTTCCAGCCCATACGCCATGGCCAGCCTTGTTAAGCTCAAGGATCAGTTCGATATCGCTTTCGGAAATGATCCCGATACGGACCGGCATGGAATCGTGACGAAATCGTCGGGACTGATGAATCCAAACCATTATCTTGCCGTGGCGATTCGCTACTTGTTTCAGCACCGCGCGGAATGGCCGGCGACGGCGGGAGTCGGCAAGACCTGCGTCAGCAGTCAGATGATCGACTGCGTCGCTTCGTCAATTGGCCGGAATCTCTATGAAGTTCCGGTCGGTTTCAAATGGTTTGTCGATGGCTTGTACAGCGGCACACTGGGCTTTGGGGGTGAAGAAAGTGCCGGAGCCAGCTTCCTGCGGATGGACGGGTCTGCGTGGTCAACTGACAAGGATGGCATTATTCTGGCGCTGCTCGCTGCGGAAATTACCGCGAAAACGGGACGCGACCCGGGTGAGCACTACCGGGATCTCGTTGCCGAGTTTGGCGAGCGGCACTACACGCGGATCGACCAGCCGATTTCCCTGGAAGAGAAAGAAGCATTCAAGCGCCTGAAGCCCGCGTCGGTTACGTCGGACACGCTGGCCGGTGAAGCGATTACGGCCAAACTGGATGTCGCCCCGGGAAATCAGAAGCCGATCGGCGGAATCAAGGTGACGACCGACGGGGGCTGGTTTGCAGCCCGCCCCTCGGGAACGGAAGCCATCTATAAACTTTATGCGGAAAGCTGCCGTGACGAACAGCACTTGCAGCAGATTGTTTCCGAGGCACGTGAGATCGTCAGCAAGGCGCTGAGCGCCGACTGA
- a CDS encoding MATE family efflux transporter, which produces MDDSPASAGSLATNNLRRQLFSLAIPVLCEQVLTFCVGFFDVFLSGRLGKTETAAIGLSAYVSWLASMMFSLVGIGTSAIVAREWGAGEHEKARRILGRSLAMTPLIGLIIFLILQLMATGFPQLLKMEGEQLRIAVEYLRYDACGQFFAGWTLIAAAGLRGAGDMVTPLKVLVLTNVVNIIVSSTCTFGFVVGETAQVLVPALGVKGIVIGTVISHICGAAAITCILFSRPATLRLIRSDLEFHRETIWRILRIGGPAALGGLCTFIGHFAFLMVIARLSPLGFDGATFAAHVVGIRIESMSYLPVEAFGIAAATLVGQSLGAGQLERAKQAGHEAVRQCIGYAALMSVIFFVFAQQIFAMMHADVAVSVAGVPAFRMMALYQVPNALLIVYMNALRGAGDTKFPLYCALLGNVFVRVSIGYLCGVYWQMGLLGAWIGMGADNLLRCVLITWRYVAGRWTRTRV; this is translated from the coding sequence ATGGATGATTCACCCGCTTCTGCGGGTTCACTGGCGACGAACAATCTCCGTCGTCAATTGTTTTCTTTGGCGATCCCGGTTCTCTGCGAACAGGTTCTGACGTTCTGCGTCGGCTTCTTCGATGTCTTTCTCTCGGGCCGGCTGGGAAAAACAGAAACGGCGGCGATTGGATTGTCGGCCTACGTCTCGTGGCTGGCATCGATGATGTTCAGCCTGGTCGGCATCGGTACCTCCGCGATTGTTGCCCGTGAATGGGGTGCCGGCGAACACGAGAAAGCTCGTCGCATCCTGGGTCGTTCCCTGGCGATGACGCCACTGATCGGCCTGATCATCTTCCTGATTCTTCAGTTGATGGCCACTGGCTTTCCTCAGCTTCTGAAAATGGAAGGTGAGCAGCTTCGGATTGCAGTCGAATATCTTCGCTACGACGCCTGCGGCCAGTTCTTCGCTGGATGGACGCTGATCGCCGCGGCAGGACTGCGCGGAGCGGGCGACATGGTCACGCCACTCAAAGTCCTTGTTCTGACGAACGTCGTCAACATTATCGTTTCCTCGACGTGCACTTTCGGCTTCGTCGTAGGGGAAACAGCGCAGGTGCTGGTCCCCGCGCTGGGCGTCAAAGGAATTGTCATCGGCACGGTGATTTCGCACATCTGCGGTGCAGCGGCAATCACCTGCATCCTGTTCAGCAGGCCCGCAACGTTGCGACTGATCCGCTCGGACCTGGAATTTCATCGTGAAACGATCTGGCGGATCCTTCGAATCGGCGGCCCCGCGGCATTGGGAGGACTCTGCACATTCATCGGTCATTTTGCCTTCCTCATGGTGATTGCCCGGCTGTCTCCGTTGGGCTTTGACGGAGCAACATTCGCCGCGCATGTGGTCGGTATCCGGATCGAGTCCATGTCCTATTTACCAGTCGAAGCCTTTGGAATCGCCGCAGCGACGCTGGTCGGACAATCGCTGGGGGCCGGTCAATTGGAACGAGCCAAACAGGCAGGGCACGAAGCCGTGCGCCAGTGCATCGGCTATGCGGCACTGATGTCCGTCATTTTCTTCGTCTTCGCACAACAGATCTTCGCGATGATGCACGCGGATGTGGCGGTGTCGGTCGCAGGGGTCCCCGCATTCCGCATGATGGCCCTCTATCAGGTCCCGAACGCGCTGCTCATTGTTTACATGAATGCACTGCGTGGTGCGGGGGACACGAAATTTCCGCTCTACTGCGCGTTGCTGGGGAACGTCTTTGTTCGAGTTTCGATTGGCTACCTGTGCGGAGTCTACTGGCAGATGGGACTGCTGGGCGCCTGGATCGGAATGGGGGCCGACAACCTGTTACGTTGCGTGCTGATCACGTGGCGGTATGTCGCGGGGCGATGGACTCGCACCCGCGTCTGA
- the pth2 gene encoding aminoacyl-tRNA hydrolase, translated as MRHDLKMRRGKQIAQGAHASMSFLTRRLAKTGSLSTSDFSDVERTWLKGAFAKVCCRANSEEELLQIYDQAVAAGLEVHMITDSGRTEFHGVPTRTCLAIGPDVAERIDTITGHLELL; from the coding sequence ATGCGCCACGATCTGAAGATGCGGCGCGGAAAACAGATCGCGCAGGGAGCTCATGCGTCGATGTCATTTCTGACTCGCCGACTGGCCAAAACGGGGTCGCTGTCGACATCCGATTTCTCAGACGTCGAGCGAACGTGGCTCAAAGGGGCGTTCGCCAAGGTCTGCTGCCGTGCCAACAGCGAGGAAGAACTGCTCCAGATCTACGACCAGGCGGTCGCGGCGGGTCTGGAAGTCCACATGATTACTGACAGTGGACGAACAGAATTCCACGGAGTCCCGACACGCACCTGCCTGGCAATTGGTCCCGACGTGGCAGAGCGAATCGACACGATCACCGGCCATCTGGAACTTCTCTAA
- a CDS encoding dihydroorotase, which translates to MRTLISAATCVLPAGQARVDVLIEGGKILGIDPPKGVQVDETIDAHDLILIPGVIDDQVHFREPGLTHKEDLRTATRACAKGGVTSFLEMPNTRPTTTTVERLSEKLQLASERCLVNYGFYIGATPTNLAELQAATRTPGIKIFIGSSTGDLLVDEQAALERIFAETTLPICAHCEDEATVRANSQRLNGGSTYEDHSLIRDEAAAVIATKRAIDLAIRHRHRFHVLHVSTAAETELLRDPQGLITAEVCPHHLFFNVDDYERLGSLVQMNPSIKTSADNEGLWLALKQGRIQVIATDHAPHTLEEKQQPYPKSPSGLPAVENSLALMLDSVNAGICSLESVVQWMCDAPARVWDMVGKGRIAEGYDADLVLIDLNKKQTVRNENQQTKSGWSPWHGVTLQGWPVRTIVRGRTVFLDGRFDEEVRGAEIQFDHSRGGYWSQS; encoded by the coding sequence GTGCGAACTTTGATATCTGCTGCCACTTGTGTTCTACCTGCCGGCCAGGCCCGTGTGGATGTGCTCATCGAAGGTGGAAAAATCCTTGGGATCGATCCCCCCAAAGGGGTTCAGGTGGATGAAACGATCGATGCCCATGACCTGATTCTCATCCCGGGTGTTATTGACGATCAGGTTCATTTCCGCGAACCGGGACTGACACACAAAGAGGATCTCAGAACGGCCACACGAGCCTGCGCCAAGGGGGGCGTCACCTCGTTCCTCGAGATGCCCAACACGCGGCCGACGACAACCACTGTCGAACGGCTGAGCGAAAAGCTGCAGCTGGCCAGCGAAAGGTGTCTCGTCAACTACGGGTTCTATATCGGTGCGACCCCCACCAATCTCGCAGAACTTCAGGCGGCAACCCGGACGCCGGGGATCAAGATCTTTATCGGGTCGAGCACCGGTGACCTGCTGGTCGATGAGCAGGCGGCGCTGGAGCGGATTTTCGCCGAGACCACACTGCCCATTTGCGCTCACTGTGAAGACGAAGCGACGGTCCGGGCAAACTCACAGCGGCTGAATGGAGGATCGACCTACGAAGATCACTCGCTGATCCGTGATGAGGCTGCCGCAGTGATTGCGACCAAGCGCGCGATCGACCTGGCCATCCGCCATCGGCATCGATTCCATGTGCTGCACGTCTCGACCGCGGCCGAAACAGAACTCCTCCGCGATCCGCAGGGACTCATCACTGCCGAAGTCTGTCCACATCACTTGTTTTTCAATGTCGATGACTATGAACGGCTCGGTTCACTGGTTCAGATGAATCCCTCGATCAAGACCTCTGCCGATAACGAAGGGTTGTGGCTCGCTCTGAAGCAGGGACGGATTCAGGTCATTGCAACCGACCACGCACCACACACGCTCGAAGAGAAACAGCAGCCCTATCCCAAGTCCCCCTCAGGTCTGCCTGCTGTCGAGAATTCGCTGGCCCTGATGCTCGATAGCGTGAATGCCGGAATCTGCTCGCTGGAAAGCGTTGTTCAATGGATGTGTGACGCGCCGGCTCGGGTATGGGATATGGTTGGAAAAGGGCGTATCGCTGAAGGCTACGATGCTGACCTTGTGCTGATCGATCTGAACAAGAAACAGACAGTGCGTAACGAGAACCAGCAGACAAAGAGCGGCTGGTCGCCGTGGCATGGCGTCACACTGCAGGGGTGGCCTGTTCGCACAATCGTTCGGGGACGTACCGTATTTCTCGATGGCCGATTTGATGAAGAGGTCCGCGGCGCCGAGATTCAGTTTGATCACAGTCGCGGCGGGTACTGGTCCCAATCCTGA
- a CDS encoding aldehyde dehydrogenase (NADP(+)), which translates to MKTQNVLIDGEWRASTGTKTFQAINPKTTQALSESYPVSPWAEVETAINAAAKAAEAVRGWNGSRFADFLDAYADQIEARTSELVTLANLETGLAVQPRLQDVELPRTTNQLRQAAKAARDGSWVEATIDSGSNIRSLLGPIGPVVVFGPNNFPFAFNGISGGDFAAAVAAGNPVIAKGHSSHPGTTRIFAEAAHEAAKATGMPAGFVQLIYRIDHSDGVKLASHPSVGAIGYTGARSAGMVLKEAADKVGKPIYLELSSINPVYFLPGALKEKGAALSEQFATSCLMAVGQFCTNPGLVIALAGPETEAFIKETAERFAAAPVGTLLSEGVQKNLHSGIQTLVKNGAQLLAGGEKGGGTGFCCQNTLLRVTGKQFIHNPESLQTEAFGNESLIVVAADEEELLAVTRCLEGNLTGSLYTSTDGSDDPLYDRVAAILRQKVGRLLNDKMPTGVAVVPSMNHGGPFPATGHPGFTAVGIPSSIRRFAMLQCYDGVRPHRLPAPLRNANPTGTMWRRIDGQWSQGNVPEASN; encoded by the coding sequence ATGAAAACTCAAAATGTATTGATCGATGGAGAATGGCGGGCTTCGACCGGCACGAAAACATTCCAGGCGATTAATCCAAAGACAACCCAGGCCCTTTCCGAGTCTTATCCAGTAAGTCCCTGGGCCGAAGTGGAAACGGCGATCAATGCCGCAGCTAAAGCGGCCGAAGCGGTGCGGGGCTGGAACGGTTCTCGCTTTGCCGATTTTCTGGACGCTTACGCTGACCAGATCGAAGCGCGAACTTCCGAACTCGTCACGCTGGCGAATCTGGAAACCGGCCTTGCGGTCCAGCCACGACTTCAGGATGTCGAACTTCCCCGTACGACGAATCAACTTCGTCAGGCGGCCAAAGCCGCCCGCGACGGCTCATGGGTTGAAGCCACCATCGACAGCGGGAGTAACATCCGTTCCCTGCTGGGGCCGATCGGGCCGGTTGTGGTGTTTGGACCGAACAACTTCCCTTTCGCGTTCAATGGGATCTCGGGCGGGGATTTCGCGGCAGCGGTCGCAGCAGGAAACCCGGTGATTGCCAAGGGGCATTCGTCTCATCCCGGCACGACCCGCATTTTTGCGGAAGCGGCCCACGAAGCCGCGAAAGCCACCGGAATGCCCGCAGGGTTTGTCCAGTTGATCTATCGCATCGATCATAGTGATGGCGTGAAGCTCGCGTCACACCCTTCTGTCGGCGCGATCGGGTATACAGGTGCCCGCTCGGCAGGAATGGTCCTGAAAGAGGCTGCGGATAAAGTCGGTAAGCCGATCTACCTCGAGCTTTCCAGCATCAATCCCGTCTATTTTCTGCCTGGGGCACTGAAAGAGAAGGGGGCAGCCCTCTCGGAACAGTTCGCGACGAGTTGTCTGATGGCCGTCGGGCAGTTCTGTACCAACCCCGGACTGGTCATTGCTCTGGCAGGACCCGAGACCGAAGCGTTTATCAAGGAGACGGCGGAACGTTTCGCGGCCGCCCCCGTGGGGACGCTGTTGAGCGAAGGGGTTCAGAAGAACCTTCATTCCGGTATTCAGACGCTGGTCAAGAATGGAGCCCAACTGCTGGCGGGTGGTGAGAAGGGGGGCGGAACAGGATTCTGTTGCCAGAACACCCTGCTGCGAGTCACCGGAAAACAGTTCATTCACAACCCTGAGTCGCTTCAAACGGAAGCCTTCGGGAACGAATCGTTGATCGTCGTCGCGGCTGATGAAGAAGAACTTCTGGCTGTCACCCGCTGCCTTGAGGGAAATCTCACCGGCAGTCTCTATACTTCGACGGATGGATCAGACGACCCCCTTTACGACCGGGTTGCGGCGATTCTCCGCCAGAAAGTCGGTCGACTTCTCAATGACAAGATGCCGACCGGAGTCGCCGTGGTCCCCTCCATGAATCATGGTGGGCCGTTCCCGGCGACCGGGCATCCTGGATTCACCGCCGTCGGCATCCCGTCGTCGATCCGACGATTTGCGATGCTGCAATGCTATGACGGTGTGCGACCACACCGTCTGCCTGCCCCTCTGCGAAATGCCAATCCAACGGGAACGATGTGGCGGCGGATCGACGGGCAGTGGAGCCAGGGAAATGTTCCCGAGGCGTCCAACTGA
- a CDS encoding ABC transporter ATP-binding protein, whose protein sequence is MESLARLIPFVLRQRRALVVSVFLSIGTAVFAVAQLSLVYPAMKLILEGQTYDEHIVAELARAQKQVTEGTHRVEELETRLSKKVWLSSPTEMNERQLQRELRKTRSELRSAQWDVTQFSWLQRRIIPLLPTDAFNFLAFILGLLLTLTLLKETCAYFQEMCVGGVVQRVMQSIRQQLFRTTLRLDQQTLALETTPKLMSRFTFDLYQVAHGMVLLGGKIVVEPIKATLCIAYAFSANWRLTLLAFICAPALALLFGGLGKKLKKAAQRQMESMSRLFRVLDETFSSFRIVQSYRNEGLHRRRLAKEHTVYYEKALRILKIDALVSPSVEFLAMCAVFIGSLPGAYLVLRQKTSIWGIQLAAEEMTVSDLALLYTCMAGVLDPGRKLSGVYSKLKKSATACTRVFAWMDRASLVKTARPALPLPRHSKSIDFEDVIFHYAQLDTDEPGRKALDCVTLTVPFGATVAVVGENGCGKSTLVNLLPRFCDPHSGRVCVDGMDLKSVDLSQLRAQIGVVTQETLLFDWSIADNIRYGKPDVTDAELKAAADQAHVTDFVSRLPEGLQTQIGDKGHRLSGGQRQRVALARAIVRDPAILILDEATSAIDTQSEQCIHNTLRDFTKNRTTFIVTHGMTPSLLQFVTHVLVMDGGQAIAFGAHDSLLKTCPLYQRLFNAQTLKRAG, encoded by the coding sequence GTGGAGAGTCTTGCACGATTAATTCCGTTTGTCCTTCGGCAGCGTCGTGCGCTGGTGGTATCGGTATTCCTCTCGATTGGAACCGCGGTCTTTGCGGTCGCACAGCTCTCGCTGGTCTATCCGGCCATGAAGCTCATACTGGAAGGACAGACCTATGATGAGCACATCGTTGCAGAGCTGGCTCGCGCCCAGAAGCAGGTGACTGAAGGCACTCACCGAGTCGAAGAACTCGAAACTCGCCTCAGCAAAAAAGTCTGGCTGAGCAGCCCGACAGAAATGAACGAGCGGCAACTGCAACGGGAACTCCGCAAGACGCGCTCGGAGCTGCGGTCAGCTCAATGGGACGTGACCCAGTTCAGTTGGCTGCAGCGCCGTATCATTCCGCTGCTTCCCACCGATGCGTTCAACTTTCTGGCTTTCATCCTGGGGCTGCTCCTGACTCTGACGTTGCTGAAGGAGACCTGCGCTTACTTCCAGGAGATGTGTGTCGGCGGCGTTGTGCAGCGAGTCATGCAGTCCATTCGTCAGCAACTGTTTCGGACGACACTGCGACTGGACCAGCAGACGCTGGCTTTGGAAACAACGCCCAAGCTGATGTCCCGGTTTACGTTTGATCTGTATCAGGTCGCACATGGAATGGTGCTGCTGGGGGGCAAGATCGTCGTCGAACCGATCAAAGCAACACTCTGTATCGCCTATGCATTCTCGGCAAACTGGCGACTGACGTTGCTCGCCTTCATCTGTGCCCCCGCGCTGGCTCTGCTGTTCGGCGGGCTGGGAAAGAAGCTGAAAAAAGCGGCACAGCGACAAATGGAAAGCATGTCGCGACTGTTTCGCGTGCTGGATGAAACCTTCTCGTCCTTTCGAATCGTTCAGTCTTATCGGAACGAAGGTTTGCATCGGCGACGGCTGGCCAAAGAACACACCGTCTATTACGAGAAGGCGCTACGGATTCTGAAGATTGACGCTCTCGTCAGTCCCTCGGTCGAATTTCTGGCAATGTGCGCGGTATTCATCGGATCTCTGCCCGGCGCTTATCTGGTTCTGCGTCAGAAGACATCCATCTGGGGAATCCAGCTCGCCGCGGAAGAGATGACCGTTTCTGACCTGGCGTTACTTTATACCTGCATGGCCGGGGTACTCGATCCAGGACGCAAGCTGTCGGGTGTTTACTCCAAGCTGAAAAAGTCAGCGACCGCCTGTACCCGGGTCTTTGCCTGGATGGACCGGGCATCGCTGGTCAAGACCGCTCGCCCTGCACTCCCCCTGCCACGTCACAGCAAGTCCATCGACTTTGAAGACGTCATCTTCCACTATGCTCAGTTGGACACAGACGAACCGGGCAGAAAGGCTCTCGACTGCGTGACGCTGACGGTCCCATTCGGTGCGACAGTGGCCGTCGTGGGCGAGAACGGTTGCGGCAAATCGACTCTTGTCAATCTGCTTCCCCGCTTCTGTGACCCTCACAGCGGTCGAGTCTGCGTCGACGGTATGGATCTCAAAAGTGTCGACCTGTCGCAGTTACGCGCACAGATCGGCGTTGTCACTCAAGAGACGCTGCTGTTCGACTGGTCCATTGCGGACAATATCCGCTATGGAAAGCCGGACGTGACTGATGCAGAACTGAAGGCTGCCGCGGATCAGGCCCATGTGACAGACTTCGTCTCGCGGCTGCCGGAAGGACTCCAGACACAGATCGGCGATAAAGGCCATCGACTGTCAGGCGGGCAACGCCAGCGTGTGGCGCTGGCGCGAGCAATCGTGCGCGATCCGGCGATTCTGATTCTGGACGAAGCCACTTCTGCGATTGATACGCAGAGTGAGCAATGCATTCATAACACATTGCGAGATTTCACCAAAAATCGCACGACCTTCATCGTCACTCACGGAATGACACCCAGCCTGCTGCAGTTCGTCACGCATGTCCTGGTAATGGATGGGGGTCAGGCGATTGCCTTTGGTGCGCATGACTCGCTGCTCAAAACTTGCCCTCTTTATCAACGTCTGTTTAATGCACAGACATTAAAACGGGCTGGTTGA